The following proteins are encoded in a genomic region of Pseudomonadota bacterium:
- a CDS encoding TauD/TfdA family dioxygenase, whose translation MVALTQHHYEHITATPFAPNLGAEIRGVDLSQPITDAQFADIRQAFLDYQVLLFKDQVEIPPEQHIAFGKRFGELHAHPAAPTMDGYPEIFEIHATKDSKIANGEFWHSDVSCDEEPPLGTMLQLHILPPCGGDTLFSNMYSAYDALSAPLRTLVDGLTATHASEHIYKGRYSDRGQSDAEIDCPTAVHPVVRTHPDTGRKALFVNRTFTTRLNELSAAESDAVLEMLFTHCEHINHQIRFRWSLHDMAFWDNRCCMHRAIWDYWPEERKGRRVTIKGDRPR comes from the coding sequence TTGGTTGCCCTAACGCAACACCACTATGAGCACATCACCGCGACGCCGTTCGCGCCCAACCTCGGCGCGGAGATCCGCGGCGTGGATCTGAGCCAGCCGATCACGGACGCGCAGTTCGCTGACATCCGGCAGGCGTTCCTCGACTACCAGGTGCTGCTGTTCAAGGACCAGGTTGAAATCCCGCCCGAGCAGCACATTGCCTTCGGCAAACGCTTCGGCGAGCTGCATGCGCACCCGGCGGCGCCCACCATGGACGGCTACCCCGAGATTTTCGAGATTCACGCGACCAAGGATTCGAAGATCGCCAACGGGGAATTCTGGCACTCGGACGTGTCCTGCGATGAAGAGCCGCCGCTTGGCACCATGTTGCAATTGCACATCCTGCCCCCCTGCGGTGGTGACACCCTGTTCAGCAACATGTACTCGGCCTACGACGCGCTGTCAGCACCGCTGAGGACGCTCGTCGATGGCCTGACTGCCACGCACGCGTCCGAGCACATCTACAAGGGGCGTTATTCGGACCGGGGCCAGAGTGACGCCGAGATCGACTGCCCCACGGCGGTCCACCCGGTGGTGCGCACCCACCCGGACACCGGGCGCAAGGCGCTCTTTGTCAACCGCACCTTCACCACACGGTTGAACGAGCTTTCGGCGGCCGAGAGCGATGCGGTGCTGGAGATGCTATTCACCCACTGCGAACACATCAACCACCAGATCCGCTTCCGCTGGAGTCTGCACGACATGGCCTTCTGGGATAACCGCTGCTGTATGCACCGTGCGATCTGGGACTACTGGCCCGAGGAGCGCAAGGGCCGCCGGGTGACCATCAAGGGCGACCGGCCGCGGTAG
- a CDS encoding ABC transporter ATP-binding protein, producing the protein MADTINSKAASVRFEQVSKRYGTDVLAVDNISLTIEPSTLVTLLGPSGCGKTTTLRMIAGLEIATAGRILIGDTDVTTLPATDRDVSMVFQSYALFPHMSVMENVSYGLNYSGYNKVETRERAMAGLELVGLGAFEKRLPSELSGGQQQRVAVARALVLEPQVLLFDEPLSNLDAKLRRQVREDIRDIQQNLGLTVVYVTHDQEEALAVSDRIIVMRNAAIAQEGTPRELFEAPADAFVADFIGEANLIPCEIDTVDGDTAHIRIGDHSHRLPARGLGPGPATVAVRPERVQLVEASTPDLVSARIAKATYVGSHMEYTVDTPVGTLFATSPDVDQPFTVGQDLALSFAGSGPVLLPSQP; encoded by the coding sequence ATGGCAGACACGATCAACAGCAAAGCCGCCTCGGTTCGCTTCGAGCAGGTGTCCAAGCGCTACGGCACCGACGTGCTGGCCGTGGACAACATCTCGCTGACCATCGAGCCGAGCACGCTCGTGACCCTGCTCGGGCCCTCGGGCTGCGGCAAGACAACGACGCTGCGCATGATCGCCGGGCTCGAAATCGCGACCGCAGGCCGCATCCTGATCGGCGACACCGACGTCACCACCCTGCCCGCCACCGACCGCGACGTGTCGATGGTGTTTCAGAGCTACGCGCTCTTCCCGCACATGAGCGTGATGGAGAACGTCTCCTACGGGCTGAACTACAGCGGCTACAACAAGGTCGAGACGCGCGAACGCGCGATGGCCGGGCTCGAGCTCGTCGGCCTCGGCGCCTTCGAGAAGCGTCTGCCGAGCGAACTGTCAGGCGGCCAGCAACAACGTGTGGCAGTCGCCCGTGCGCTGGTGCTCGAGCCGCAGGTGCTGCTGTTCGACGAGCCGCTCTCCAACCTCGATGCCAAGCTGCGCCGGCAGGTGCGCGAAGACATCCGTGACATCCAGCAGAACCTCGGCCTCACCGTCGTCTACGTGACGCACGACCAGGAAGAGGCTCTGGCCGTGTCCGACCGCATCATCGTCATGCGCAACGCCGCCATCGCCCAAGAGGGCACACCGCGCGAGCTGTTCGAAGCGCCGGCCGACGCCTTCGTCGCCGACTTCATCGGCGAAGCCAACCTCATCCCTTGCGAGATCGACACCGTCGACGGCGACACTGCGCACATCCGCATCGGCGACCACAGCCACCGCCTGCCCGCCCGCGGCCTCGGCCCCGGGCCAGCCACGGTCGCGGTGCGGCCGGAACGCGTGCAACTTGTGGAAGCGAGCACGCCGGACCTGGTCAGCGCCCGCATCGCCAAGGCCACCTACGTCGGCAGCCACATGGAGTACACCGTCGACACGCCCGTCGGCACCCTCTTCGCCACCTCGCCCGACGTCGATCAGCCTTTTACTGTGGGCCAGGACCTCGCACTGAGCTTTGCCGGCTCCGGCCCGGTGTTGTTGCCGAGCCAGCCATGA
- a CDS encoding iron ABC transporter permease produces the protein MRTANARDPAQPVLIFWIVIGWVGFFVLPWYAIEDGFFTFEWLFDGYPFDTDYAPAAFLIAQGEKLWLAPLALPLFAVLAALGRPKSDPRYATVLIAASAFGCTWLLFQGFGIGLRGWQFGVFESLFGPLGDRQFGMGYGALFLATALLFLFTQGIAARGAINGDVFVVSAIGGVIAVIAIFVFFPIAKMLTAAFITEESTYSVSVFAAKFFDDRLWGLGCVTGGNRCGVAWNSLFLAVAVGVITTLLGLVFALVVTRSGFKYKRAMRALTVLPIITPPFVIGLAIILLFGLSGTVTTFVADLLGVQPTRWVYGLPGILIAQVLAFTPIAFLVLIGVVEGVSPSMEEAAQTLRASKWQVFRTVSFPLMRPGLANAFLLGFIESMADFGNPLVLGGNYDVLATEIFFAIVGAQYDQGQAAVLAIVLLAFTLGAFYAQRFWLGKKSYTTVSGKGDAGVHPTMPKALSLPVIVIAVVWASFTAIIYGMIVVGSFVELWGVNNSLTFKHYVTAFSVALDDNGVRWTGAAWNSFWTTIQIAAIAAPLTAALGLLTAYLLTRQTFTGKSSFEFGTMLSFAIPGTVIGVSYILAFNVPPLELTGTGVILVISFIFRNMSVGVRAGIASMSQLDKSLDESSLTLGANSWHTFRRIILPLLKPAILAALVYSFVTAMTAVSAVIFLVSAEYDMATAYIIGRVENNDYGLAIAYSTTLIVVMLAVVGAMQLAVGRTAIGRRQAAGHGH, from the coding sequence GTGCGCACTGCGAACGCGAGGGACCCGGCCCAACCGGTACTGATCTTCTGGATCGTCATCGGTTGGGTCGGTTTCTTCGTGCTGCCGTGGTACGCGATCGAAGACGGCTTCTTCACCTTCGAGTGGCTGTTCGACGGCTACCCGTTCGACACCGACTACGCCCCGGCGGCCTTCCTGATCGCCCAGGGCGAAAAACTCTGGCTGGCGCCGCTGGCACTGCCGCTCTTCGCGGTGCTGGCCGCGCTCGGCCGCCCCAAATCCGACCCGCGCTACGCCACCGTGCTGATCGCCGCGAGCGCCTTCGGCTGCACCTGGCTGCTGTTCCAGGGCTTCGGCATCGGCCTGCGCGGCTGGCAGTTCGGCGTGTTCGAATCGCTGTTCGGGCCGCTCGGCGACCGCCAGTTCGGCATGGGCTACGGTGCACTCTTCCTCGCCACTGCGCTGCTCTTCCTCTTTACCCAGGGCATCGCGGCGCGCGGCGCGATCAACGGCGACGTGTTCGTCGTCAGCGCGATCGGCGGCGTCATCGCCGTGATTGCGATCTTCGTCTTCTTCCCGATCGCGAAAATGCTGACCGCCGCCTTCATCACCGAGGAAAGCACCTACTCGGTCAGCGTGTTCGCGGCGAAGTTCTTCGACGACCGTCTCTGGGGGCTCGGCTGCGTGACCGGCGGCAACCGCTGCGGCGTCGCCTGGAACTCCCTCTTCCTCGCGGTTGCCGTGGGCGTGATCACGACACTTCTCGGCCTCGTGTTCGCGCTGGTGGTGACGCGGTCGGGCTTCAAATACAAGCGTGCAATGCGCGCGCTGACCGTGTTGCCGATCATCACACCGCCGTTTGTGATTGGGCTTGCGATCATCCTGCTGTTCGGCCTCTCGGGCACCGTGACCACTTTCGTCGCCGACCTGCTCGGCGTGCAGCCCACGCGCTGGGTCTACGGCCTGCCCGGCATCCTGATTGCGCAGGTGCTCGCCTTCACCCCGATCGCCTTTCTGGTGCTGATCGGCGTGGTCGAGGGCGTGAGCCCGTCAATGGAGGAAGCCGCCCAGACCTTGCGCGCGAGCAAGTGGCAGGTGTTTCGGACGGTGTCCTTCCCGCTGATGCGCCCCGGCCTTGCCAACGCCTTCCTGCTGGGCTTCATCGAGAGCATGGCGGACTTCGGCAACCCGCTCGTGCTCGGCGGCAACTACGACGTGCTCGCCACCGAGATCTTCTTCGCCATCGTCGGCGCGCAATACGACCAGGGCCAGGCCGCCGTGCTCGCCATCGTGCTGCTGGCCTTCACGCTCGGCGCGTTCTACGCGCAGCGCTTCTGGCTCGGCAAGAAGTCCTACACCACCGTCTCGGGCAAGGGCGACGCGGGCGTGCACCCGACCATGCCGAAGGCCCTGTCGCTGCCCGTGATCGTCATCGCCGTGGTCTGGGCGAGCTTCACCGCGATCATCTACGGCATGATTGTCGTTGGCAGCTTTGTCGAGCTGTGGGGCGTCAACAACTCGCTGACCTTCAAGCACTACGTCACGGCCTTCTCGGTGGCGCTCGACGACAACGGCGTGCGCTGGACCGGCGCGGCCTGGAACAGCTTCTGGACCACCATCCAGATCGCCGCGATCGCCGCGCCACTGACCGCAGCGCTCGGCCTGCTGACCGCCTACCTCCTGACGCGCCAGACCTTCACCGGCAAGTCGAGCTTCGAGTTTGGCACCATGTTGAGCTTTGCCATCCCCGGCACCGTGATCGGCGTGAGCTACATCCTCGCGTTCAACGTGCCGCCGCTCGAACTGACCGGCACGGGTGTCATCCTCGTGATCAGCTTCATCTTCCGCAACATGTCCGTTGGCGTGCGCGCGGGGATTGCCTCGATGTCGCAGCTCGACAAGAGCCTTGACGAGAGCTCGCTGACGCTCGGCGCCAACAGCTGGCACACCTTCAGACGGATCATCCTGCCGCTGCTCAAGCCCGCCATCCTCGCGGCGCTGGTGTACAGCTTTGTCACCGCGATGACCGCGGTCTCGGCTGTGATCTTCCTCGTCAGCGCCGAGTACGACATGGCCACCGCGTACATCATCGGCCGGGTGGAGAACAACGACTACGGGCTCGCGATCGCCTACTCGACCACACTGATCGTCGTCATGCTGGCGGTCGTCGGCGCGATGCAACTGGCCGTCGGCCGCACCGCGATCGGCCGGCGCCAGGCCGCCGGTCACGGACACTAG
- a CDS encoding ABC transporter substrate-binding protein gives MTKRTLLASSILAVMVTGTAPVAVAKDKMTLYCSAQEDWCQLMVNSFEDATGIDVSMTRKSSGETFAQIKAEATNPKGDVWWGGTGDPHLQAAEEGLTAAYVSDMRSELNDWSISQATSAGDKTIGIYSGALGYGYNTELLAANGLPEPGCWKDLLKPEYKGHVQMANPNSSGTAYTTLATIVQLFGEDEGFEFMKGLHANINQYTKSGSAPIKAAARGETTIGIVFMHDAVKQAVAGFPITVVAPCEGTGYEIGSMSIIKDGRNPESAQAFYDWALTAEAQTLALQVNAFQVPSNMGAETSPSAPDLASITLIDYDFAKYGSSAERKRLLKKWDDEVSVLPQ, from the coding sequence ATGACGAAACGCACACTCTTGGCATCCAGCATCCTGGCTGTCATGGTCACCGGCACTGCACCGGTCGCCGTGGCCAAGGACAAGATGACGCTCTACTGCAGCGCGCAGGAAGACTGGTGCCAGCTGATGGTCAACAGCTTCGAAGATGCCACCGGCATCGACGTGTCGATGACCCGCAAGAGCTCCGGCGAGACCTTCGCCCAGATCAAGGCCGAGGCCACCAACCCCAAGGGCGACGTCTGGTGGGGCGGCACCGGTGACCCGCACCTGCAGGCCGCCGAAGAGGGTCTGACCGCAGCCTACGTGAGCGACATGCGCTCCGAGCTGAACGACTGGTCGATCTCACAGGCGACCTCCGCTGGCGACAAGACCATCGGCATCTACTCCGGCGCGCTCGGCTACGGCTACAACACCGAGCTCCTGGCCGCCAACGGCCTGCCCGAGCCCGGCTGCTGGAAGGACCTCCTGAAGCCCGAGTACAAGGGCCACGTGCAGATGGCCAACCCGAACTCCTCCGGCACCGCCTACACCACGCTCGCGACCATCGTGCAGCTCTTTGGCGAGGACGAGGGCTTCGAGTTCATGAAGGGCCTGCACGCCAACATCAACCAGTACACCAAGTCCGGCTCGGCGCCAATCAAGGCGGCGGCACGCGGCGAGACCACCATCGGCATCGTCTTCATGCACGACGCGGTCAAGCAGGCGGTCGCGGGCTTCCCGATCACCGTGGTGGCCCCGTGCGAAGGCACCGGCTACGAGATCGGCTCCATGTCGATCATCAAGGACGGCCGCAACCCCGAGAGCGCGCAAGCGTTCTACGACTGGGCACTGACCGCCGAGGCGCAGACGCTCGCGTTGCAGGTGAATGCGTTCCAGGTGCCCTCCAACATGGGCGCTGAAACCTCCCCGAGTGCACCGGACCTCGCGTCGATCACCCTGATCGACTACGACTTTGCCAAGTACGGCTCCAGTGCCGAGCGCAAACGCCTGCTGAAGAAGTGGGACGACGAGGTCTCTGTCCTGCCGCAGTAA
- a CDS encoding HAD family hydrolase, translating to MNALIFCDIDGCLSDGKNRAFDLPRLLEARAVIARLAKHGIGFTLCTGRPQPFAEAVAQTLDSVLPLVCEGGALVYAPATDTYLPVADSESLRAIAEVERAIRAGDILTEDLYFEVGNAYSLCLTGPAISDQSQRAIHARMDDLKARFGAHPVAWSHSTTSVDITPQGISKGSGVEAVCARLGVPLDNTAGIGDSNGDLGLFAAAAHGYCPSNASPELQAQAVYVSPDPVLAGTLDILNRIADNPSVLLGNAPN from the coding sequence GTGAACGCCCTGATTTTCTGCGACATCGACGGCTGCCTCAGCGACGGCAAGAACCGCGCGTTCGACCTGCCACGCCTGCTCGAGGCGCGCGCGGTCATCGCGCGACTTGCCAAGCACGGCATCGGTTTCACGCTGTGCACGGGCCGCCCGCAGCCCTTTGCCGAAGCCGTGGCACAAACGCTCGATTCGGTGCTGCCGCTGGTCTGTGAAGGCGGCGCGCTGGTCTATGCCCCAGCCACCGACACCTACCTGCCGGTAGCCGACTCTGAGAGTCTGCGCGCCATCGCCGAGGTCGAACGCGCCATCCGTGCGGGTGACATCCTCACCGAGGACCTCTACTTCGAAGTCGGCAACGCCTACAGCCTGTGCCTGACCGGCCCGGCCATCAGCGATCAGAGCCAGCGCGCCATCCACGCGCGAATGGATGACCTCAAAGCCCGTTTCGGCGCGCACCCCGTCGCCTGGTCGCACTCGACCACCTCGGTCGACATCACGCCGCAGGGCATCAGCAAGGGCAGCGGGGTCGAGGCCGTGTGCGCCCGCCTCGGTGTCCCGCTCGACAACACCGCGGGCATCGGCGACAGCAACGGCGACCTCGGATTGTTCGCCGCAGCAGCGCATGGGTACTGCCCGTCAAACGCCAGCCCGGAACTGCAAGCGCAAGCCGTCTACGTCTCGCCCGACCCCGTCCTCGCCGGCACCCTCGACATCCTCAACCGCATTGCGGACAACCCCAGCGTGCTGCTCGGCAACGCGCCGAACTGA
- a CDS encoding inositol monophosphatase gives MDADRHTRLVAAKSISQDAGVEALAYFRRLDSLTVEQKGHQDLVSEADKNVELLIRQRLREAFPDDGIVGEEHAPVAGTSGYTWVIDPIDGTANFLAGIPTWVVVLACVHGGQTQIGVICDPVHDELYSAVANEGAYRNGQPMAVSSAPGLGHGSVGVGYSGRVRELNICGTITGLIEQGSVFYRNASGALSLAYVADGRLLGYVEEHMNAWDYLAGQLLVKEAGGLIEMQDADTVIAEGGRVVVGTPAVFDTLVTLCNQTFGQSD, from the coding sequence ATGGACGCAGACCGGCACACCCGCCTCGTGGCCGCCAAGTCGATCAGCCAGGACGCGGGCGTCGAGGCACTCGCCTACTTTCGCCGCCTCGACAGTCTGACGGTGGAGCAGAAGGGCCACCAGGACCTCGTGTCCGAGGCCGACAAGAACGTCGAGCTGCTGATCCGCCAGCGGCTGCGCGAGGCGTTTCCGGACGACGGCATTGTCGGCGAAGAGCACGCGCCGGTGGCCGGCACGTCCGGCTACACCTGGGTGATCGACCCGATCGACGGCACCGCCAACTTCCTCGCCGGCATCCCGACCTGGGTTGTGGTGCTCGCCTGCGTGCACGGCGGCCAAACGCAGATCGGCGTCATCTGCGACCCGGTACACGACGAACTCTATTCGGCTGTCGCCAACGAGGGCGCGTACCGCAACGGCCAGCCGATGGCGGTCTCGAGTGCACCGGGCCTCGGCCACGGCTCGGTGGGCGTCGGGTATTCCGGGCGGGTGCGCGAGCTCAACATCTGCGGCACCATCACCGGTCTGATTGAACAGGGCAGTGTGTTCTACCGAAACGCATCCGGCGCGCTTTCGCTCGCGTACGTCGCGGACGGGCGCTTGCTCGGCTACGTCGAGGAACACATGAACGCGTGGGACTACCTCGCCGGCCAATTGCTGGTGAAGGAAGCCGGCGGCCTGATCGAAATGCAGGACGCCGACACCGTGATCGCCGAGGGTGGCCGCGTGGTGGTCGGGACGCCAGCGGTGTTCGACACACTGGTCACGCTCTGCAACCAGACTTTCGGCCAGTCGGATTGA
- a CDS encoding amidohydrolase, with the protein MNARRWGLLALAAIAVAAYLLLAPATHPHRIYHNGTVLTLDADNTVAEAIAIRDGRVEAVGKNADVTRWRSPDTELVDLGGKTLMPGFIDAHSHFPVSGLFAVTADLRPPPIGNVDSIPKLLDAIQRYDTASDRDWVIGFGYDDSFLAEQRHPTRAELDAAVPDKPVYLWHSSGHMGVANSTALAELGIDDRTPNPLGGIIARDPATGRPNGLLLEAAAPPMSRLLGTFSGWDVYAMLQRAVDDYRAAGITTAQNGGANTRLMQALYWGQRLGLIPFRLNIWAKEKTLGRAILDGRINPADYRSDRFRISAIKLFADGSPQGHTAWLTQPYHRQRNGRPTTYRGFALLTQEQLYRIGLPYHKAGWQLAIHGNGDAAIDDIIAACKRLQATDPREDHRMILVHAQLARSDQLPAMRNCGITPSFFSNHVYYWGDVHSQLHLGPVRAETISPAASAAKAGLPFTLHTDTPVTPIDQLRLIASAVTRTTLSGQTLGDHERINAADALAAVTRDAAWQTFQSGTVGQIAVGQLADLVVLSGNPLDNPSDLHALQVEQTIVGGAVVYTRADE; encoded by the coding sequence ATGAATGCGCGCCGATGGGGCCTGCTGGCGCTGGCGGCGATCGCGGTTGCGGCCTACCTCCTTCTCGCACCGGCGACGCACCCACACCGCATCTACCACAACGGCACCGTGCTGACGCTGGACGCGGACAACACCGTGGCCGAAGCGATCGCCATCCGCGACGGCCGCGTCGAAGCCGTCGGCAAAAACGCCGATGTCACCCGCTGGCGCTCGCCCGACACCGAGCTCGTCGACCTCGGTGGCAAGACGCTGATGCCGGGCTTCATCGACGCCCACAGCCACTTCCCGGTGAGCGGACTCTTTGCCGTCACCGCCGACCTTCGCCCACCGCCGATCGGTAACGTCGACAGCATCCCGAAACTGCTCGACGCAATTCAGCGCTACGACACCGCGAGTGACCGCGACTGGGTGATCGGCTTCGGCTACGACGATTCCTTCCTCGCCGAGCAACGCCACCCCACCCGCGCCGAACTCGACGCGGCGGTGCCGGACAAGCCCGTCTACCTCTGGCACAGCTCGGGGCACATGGGCGTGGCCAACTCGACAGCGCTGGCGGAACTTGGCATCGACGACAGGACGCCGAACCCGCTCGGTGGCATCATCGCGCGCGACCCGGCAACCGGCCGGCCCAATGGCCTGCTGCTCGAAGCCGCGGCGCCGCCGATGAGCCGTCTGCTCGGCACGTTCAGCGGGTGGGATGTGTACGCAATGCTGCAACGCGCTGTGGACGACTACCGCGCCGCCGGCATCACCACCGCGCAGAACGGCGGCGCCAACACCCGGCTGATGCAAGCCCTGTACTGGGGGCAGCGGCTGGGGCTGATCCCGTTTCGGCTGAACATCTGGGCCAAGGAGAAAACCCTCGGCCGCGCCATCCTCGACGGCCGCATCAACCCGGCCGACTACCGCAGCGACCGCTTCCGCATCTCGGCCATCAAACTCTTCGCCGACGGCAGCCCGCAAGGCCACACCGCCTGGCTGACCCAGCCCTACCATCGCCAACGCAACGGCCGACCCACGACCTACCGCGGCTTTGCGCTGCTGACCCAGGAACAGCTCTACCGCATCGGCTTGCCCTACCACAAGGCGGGCTGGCAGCTCGCCATCCACGGCAACGGCGACGCCGCCATCGACGACATCATTGCCGCCTGCAAACGCCTGCAAGCCACCGACCCGCGAGAAGACCACCGCATGATCCTCGTGCACGCGCAGCTGGCGCGCAGCGACCAGCTCCCGGCGATGCGCAACTGCGGCATCACACCGAGTTTCTTCTCAAACCACGTCTACTACTGGGGTGACGTGCACAGTCAGCTGCACCTCGGGCCGGTGCGCGCCGAGACTATCAGCCCGGCCGCGAGCGCTGCGAAAGCCGGCTTGCCGTTCACCCTGCACACCGACACGCCGGTCACGCCGATCGATCAGCTGCGGCTTATCGCAAGTGCGGTCACCCGCACCACCTTGAGCGGCCAGACGCTGGGCGACCACGAACGCATCAACGCGGCCGACGCGCTCGCCGCGGTCACACGCGACGCCGCGTGGCAAACGTTCCAGTCCGGCACCGTGGGCCAGATCGCTGTGGGTCAGCTCGCAGACCTGGTGGTGCTCTCCGGCAACCCACTCGACAACCCGAGCGACCTGCACGCGCTGCAGGTGGAACAGACCATCGTGGGCGGCGCGGTGGTGTACACACGCGCCGACGAGTGA
- a CDS encoding VTT domain-containing protein, protein MLLGGTLATAVGVPRQLIALISGFGFGLAVGLPLAIAACSLGAITTFLVSRHLARAWVQRRFPKIADALTRFAAEDTFLKILIIRFLPVGTNMLTNLAAGTTHIRARTFFLASLLGFLPQTSIFVLIGNGLKVRSTDQLILAGVLTVIALILSAWLYRKHRASLTPDAT, encoded by the coding sequence ATGCTGCTCGGCGGCACGCTCGCGACCGCCGTCGGTGTGCCGCGGCAGTTGATTGCACTGATCTCGGGTTTCGGATTCGGGCTGGCGGTGGGCCTGCCGCTCGCCATCGCCGCGTGCAGCCTCGGCGCGATCACGACCTTCCTCGTGTCGCGCCACCTCGCACGTGCCTGGGTGCAACGGCGCTTCCCGAAGATCGCCGACGCACTCACGCGCTTTGCCGCCGAGGACACGTTCCTCAAGATCCTGATCATCCGCTTCCTGCCGGTCGGCACGAACATGCTGACCAACCTCGCGGCCGGCACCACGCACATCCGCGCGCGCACGTTTTTTCTCGCGTCCCTGCTCGGCTTTCTGCCGCAGACCAGCATCTTCGTGCTGATCGGCAACGGCCTCAAGGTGCGCTCGACCGACCAGCTGATCCTGGCTGGCGTGCTCACCGTGATCGCGCTGATCCTGAGCGCCTGGCTCTACCGAAAACACCGCGCCAGCCTGACGCCCGACGCGACATGA
- a CDS encoding RidA family protein, whose protein sequence is MRHETVHPEGWLPAKGYANGMLTRDGTLHIGGQIGWDANKRFVDGGFVEQMQQALQNIADIVTTAGGEVRDITRLTWFVTDKAEYLARQAEVGAAYRTVFGKHYPAMSMVVVAGLIEDAALVEIEATAHIGTD, encoded by the coding sequence ATGAGGCACGAGACCGTCCACCCCGAAGGCTGGCTGCCGGCCAAGGGCTACGCGAACGGCATGCTGACGCGCGACGGCACGCTCCACATCGGCGGGCAGATTGGCTGGGACGCCAACAAGCGCTTCGTCGACGGCGGCTTTGTCGAGCAGATGCAACAAGCCCTGCAGAACATCGCCGACATCGTCACCACCGCCGGCGGCGAAGTCCGCGACATCACCCGCCTGACCTGGTTCGTTACCGACAAGGCCGAGTACCTCGCCCGCCAGGCCGAAGTCGGCGCCGCTTACCGCACCGTCTTCGGCAAGCACTACCCCGCCATGTCGATGGTCGTCGTCGCCGGCCTCATCGAAGACGCCGCCCTGGTCGAGATCGAGGCGACAGCGCACATCGGAACAGACTGA
- a CDS encoding ABC transporter ATP-binding protein translates to MSLLEVDQLSAHYGSSQALFGVDFALDEGEVIALMGRNGMGKSTTVKAICRMIGSAGGLRFRGTDLHSLPSHAAARLGIGLVPEGRRCFADLTVHENLIAAARPGEWDVTKVATLFPRLGERTGQRAASLSGGEQQMLAIGRALMTNPRLLILDEATEGLAPIIRQEIWAAMLTLKAETGVALLLIDKSLKELTRVADRAVILERGRTVWTGATDALTADITERYVGV, encoded by the coding sequence ATGAGCCTGCTCGAAGTCGATCAGCTCAGCGCGCACTACGGCAGCAGCCAGGCGCTCTTCGGCGTTGACTTCGCGCTGGATGAAGGCGAGGTCATCGCATTGATGGGCCGGAACGGCATGGGCAAGTCGACGACGGTCAAGGCCATCTGCCGGATGATTGGCTCCGCCGGCGGCCTGCGTTTTCGTGGCACCGACCTGCACAGCCTGCCGAGCCACGCCGCCGCTCGCCTCGGCATTGGTCTTGTGCCCGAGGGCCGCCGCTGTTTCGCCGACCTGACCGTGCACGAAAACCTGATTGCCGCGGCACGGCCGGGCGAGTGGGACGTCACCAAGGTCGCCACCCTCTTCCCGCGCCTCGGCGAACGCACCGGGCAACGCGCGGCGTCGCTCTCCGGCGGCGAGCAGCAGATGCTCGCCATCGGCCGTGCGCTGATGACCAACCCGCGCCTGCTGATCCTCGACGAAGCCACCGAGGGCCTCGCGCCGATCATCCGCCAGGAAATCTGGGCCGCCATGCTGACACTCAAGGCCGAGACCGGCGTGGCGCTGCTCCTGATCGACAAGTCGCTCAAAGAACTGACCCGCGTCGCCGACCGCGCCGTGATCCTCGAGCGCGGCCGCACCGTCTGGACCGGCGCCACCGACGCGCTGACCGCCGACATCACCGAACGCTACGTGGGGGTATGA